Proteins co-encoded in one Chitinophagales bacterium genomic window:
- a CDS encoding choice-of-anchor D domain-containing protein, which yields MKKIFYFIIISLVYSSPSYGQTISFKGCTGDFGNFTYTFSKTGTTTFSGTVRNTYELTPVDFNEGCTAGVCEARVIYTGTQWELQLDNDSSPCGGGGLPADYGCVEYHNTTDSFPNPPDLTLGTWVGDATFCSDAMQDFSGTGTQNFIGAPSTAPEIALSANSNNIADGSNLAAATTTNGTDFANVCVEGGTATITYTITNSGDADLTLDGTAPNYVTLSGGNAGDFSVTTQPSSGTVPHTTSNTTTFEITFNPTATGERSTTVSIANNDSNENPFDFVIKGTGVQPTVTVAATTASIAENSGSSLVYRFTRTTCTVETLAVNFSISGTTADTDYTVVTGGTGLVTYNAGTNTGTITFPANSQTVDLTVTPVGDTDIEADETVVVTIDTP from the coding sequence ATGAAAAAAATATTTTACTTTATTATTATTAGTCTTGTTTATTCTAGCCCAAGCTATGGTCAGACAATCTCGTTTAAAGGTTGCACTGGAGACTTTGGAAATTTTACTTATACCTTCTCTAAAACTGGAACGACTACTTTCTCAGGTACTGTAAGGAATACATACGAGTTGACTCCAGTGGACTTTAATGAAGGTTGCACTGCGGGAGTTTGTGAAGCTCGGGTAATCTACACAGGTACACAATGGGAACTTCAATTAGATAACGACTCTTCCCCTTGTGGTGGTGGTGGTTTGCCTGCTGACTATGGTTGTGTTGAATACCATAATACAACAGATTCTTTCCCCAATCCACCAGATTTGACCTTAGGGACTTGGGTTGGAGATGCTACGTTTTGTTCCGATGCGATGCAAGATTTTTCAGGCACAGGTACACAAAATTTTATTGGAGCTCCTTCCACCGCCCCCGAAATCGCCCTCTCTGCCAATAGCAACAACATCGCAGATGGTTCCAATTTAGCTGCAGCCACTACTACTAACGGCACTGACTTTGCCAATGTATGTGTAGAGGGAGGAACTGCCACTATTACCTACACCATCACCAACAGCGGAGATGCCGATTTGACTTTGGACGGCACCGCTCCAAATTATGTAACACTTTCAGGAGGAAATGCGGGAGATTTTTCTGTTACTACCCAACCGAGTTCAGGTACAGTTCCCCATACTACAAGTAACACTACTACCTTTGAGATTACCTTCAATCCAACAGCTACGGGAGAACGCTCCACAACCGTCAGTATTGCCAACAACGACAGTAATGAAAACCCATTCGATTTTGTCATCAAAGGAACAGGCGTTCAGCCCACAGTTACGGTAGCTGCAACCACAGCTAGTATTGCTGAAAACAGTGGCAGCAGTCTGGTCTATCGTTTTACACGCACTACCTGTACTGTAGAAACATTGGCGGTCAATTTCAGCATTAGCGGTACAACTGCAGATACAGATTACACTGTAGTCACAGGAGGAACAGGATTGGTAACATACAATGCTGGCACCAATACAGGGACAATCACTTTCCCTGCCAATTCACAGACAGTAGATTTGACAGTGACACCAGTAGGAGATACTGATATTGAAGCAGATGAAACGGTGGTGGTGACGATTGATACTCCTTGA
- the atpC gene encoding ATP synthase F1 subunit epsilon has product MNVEILTPDLLVYKGEASGIQLPGVSGSFEILNNHAPLIAALKTGPLRLNGAENGATSITWDIKAGFVEVLNNHIIVLTEGAKKEGADK; this is encoded by the coding sequence ATGAATGTAGAAATATTAACTCCCGACCTATTGGTGTATAAAGGTGAAGCGAGTGGAATTCAACTGCCTGGTGTGAGTGGTTCTTTTGAAATATTGAACAATCACGCTCCTTTGATTGCCGCTTTAAAAACAGGACCTTTGCGGTTGAATGGAGCCGAAAATGGCGCTACTTCAATTACTTGGGATATTAAAGCGGGATTTGTAGAGGTATTGAACAACCACATTATCGTATTAACCGAAGGTGCAAAAAAAGAAGGAGCAGATAAATGA
- the atpD gene encoding F0F1 ATP synthase subunit beta, whose translation MANIGKIKAIIGAVIDVEFPEGELPEILHALTVDREDGRSLVLECQKHLGEDSVRTIAMDSTDGLVRGMRVTDTGAPISMPVGEDIRGRLFNVVGETIDGIRDVKTTRSYPIHRNPPPFEDLTTQTEPLFTGIKVIDLLEPYAKGGKVGLFGGAGVGKTVIIMELINNIALGYSGLSVFAGVGERTREGNDLLREMVEAKVVRYGDKFLHELEETGNWDLSKIDVEQLKESFITMVFGQMNEPPGARARVALSGLTVAEYFRDGDEGDSGGRDILFFIDNIFRFTQAGSEVSALLGRMPSAVGYQPTLATEMGLMQERITSTKRGSITSVQAVYVPADDLTDPAPATTFAHLDAKTVLSRKLSALGIYPAVDPLDSTSRILDPGILGEDHYKAAQRVTQILQRYKELQDIIAILGMDELSEDDKLVVHRARRVQNFLSQPFHVAEQFTGMKGVWVSIEETIRGFNMILDGEVDDYPENAFHLVGTIDDAIAKGKKLIAEAEANL comes from the coding sequence ATGGCTAACATAGGTAAAATCAAGGCGATTATTGGAGCTGTCATTGATGTGGAGTTTCCAGAAGGAGAACTTCCCGAAATTCTACATGCACTAACTGTGGATAGAGAAGATGGCAGAAGTCTGGTATTAGAATGTCAGAAACACTTAGGAGAAGACAGCGTAAGAACCATTGCAATGGATTCTACGGATGGATTGGTAAGAGGTATGCGCGTTACAGATACAGGTGCGCCTATCTCTATGCCTGTTGGTGAAGACATCAGAGGGCGTTTGTTCAACGTAGTAGGAGAGACCATTGATGGTATTCGTGATGTAAAAACAACCCGTTCTTACCCTATTCACCGAAACCCGCCTCCTTTTGAAGACCTGACAACACAGACAGAACCGTTGTTCACAGGTATAAAAGTAATTGATCTTTTAGAGCCTTATGCAAAAGGTGGAAAAGTAGGTCTTTTTGGTGGTGCGGGTGTTGGAAAAACCGTTATCATCATGGAGTTGATCAACAACATTGCACTTGGATACTCAGGCTTGTCTGTGTTTGCAGGTGTGGGTGAAAGAACCCGTGAAGGAAACGATTTGCTTCGTGAAATGGTAGAGGCAAAGGTGGTAAGATATGGCGACAAATTCTTACACGAATTGGAGGAAACAGGCAACTGGGACTTGTCAAAAATTGATGTAGAACAGTTGAAAGAATCCTTTATTACCATGGTATTTGGTCAGATGAATGAGCCTCCTGGTGCAAGGGCGAGAGTGGCTTTGTCTGGTTTGACTGTTGCAGAGTACTTTAGAGATGGAGATGAAGGTGATAGCGGTGGACGTGACATCCTTTTCTTTATTGACAATATTTTCCGATTTACACAAGCGGGTTCTGAGGTATCGGCATTGTTGGGGCGTATGCCTTCTGCGGTAGGTTATCAGCCAACTTTGGCTACCGAAATGGGACTGATGCAAGAGCGTATCACTTCTACAAAGCGTGGTTCTATCACGTCTGTTCAGGCAGTATATGTACCTGCGGATGACTTGACCGACCCTGCTCCTGCAACGACTTTTGCCCACTTGGACGCAAAAACAGTATTGAGTCGTAAATTATCAGCTTTGGGAATTTATCCTGCGGTAGACCCATTGGATTCTACCTCACGTATTTTGGATCCTGGCATTTTGGGAGAAGATCATTACAAAGCGGCTCAAAGAGTGACTCAGATTCTTCAACGTTACAAAGAATTGCAAGACATTATTGCGATTTTGGGTATGGACGAATTGAGTGAAGATGATAAATTAGTGGTACATAGAGCAAGACGAGTACAAAACTTCCTTTCACAACCTTTTCACGTTGCGGAGCAATTTACAGGTATGAAAGGTGTTTGGGTATCTATTGAAGAAACCATTCGTGGTTTCAACATGATTTTGGACGGCGAAGTGGATGATTATCCTGAAAACGCTTTTCACTTGGTAGGTACGATTGATGATGCGATTGCAAAAGGTAAGAAACTGATTGCAGAAGCTGAGGCGAATTTGTAA
- a CDS encoding tetratricopeptide repeat protein: MKKNINILLVITCLLMGTEVAFAQSNTLQKANDYFEQAEYTQSIELYKKVLKKNESDKVALEQIAHAYRLLNRFDEAEQWYQKAMIFNSNNALLKFHYAQALMVNGKYTEAAKYFNEYAQKVPYDSRGAKFAESCRNMTIQQQDTYMYHLQEPSFNSAANDLSPSFYKESIVFATIQGNNTSIYQTKTKNNQWETPNLFAGINNNDSYEGAISFNKAGNKMYFSRNVGTEGNTNRLKIFEADLVGNQWSNIRELPFNSNFYSAGYPALSADGLTLYFSSDMPGGYGGSDLYASFYENGTWSNPMNLGSTVNTEGNEMYPFVHSNGALYFASNGLGGLGGFDIFGATEINNTKWKVENVGAPINSSSNDFGLILTDDFKIGYFASNRKGGKGNIDIYQITINEAKAAEMIAKSASQSSLHTFQTNYIKSKNTAEKTTESNEIFSTKKYLLQKDLKLVLVGIVLSKDTKEPVEGARVVLEDLANTHKQEFITQNDGNFYFKLEAERQYKLFQINNNGTIETFKNISTINKDETQILHAVLESSSTSVNLVKTEQNASLQSYHTQTSPQRDTFNVNESAERAMSSTYNNGPYSDSQLVFKIQIGAFRQKLDVNSQFLNKVKGEVETEKTRNGLIRYMMGKFNDFSDAEQFRIRLLRQGYTKAFVAAYINNVRLDMPVEEVLQRY, encoded by the coding sequence ATGAAAAAAAATATCAACATCTTATTGGTCATTACTTGCTTACTAATGGGTACAGAAGTAGCTTTTGCTCAATCTAATACACTGCAAAAAGCCAATGACTACTTTGAACAAGCTGAGTACACTCAATCCATAGAACTTTATAAAAAAGTTCTCAAGAAAAATGAAAGTGATAAAGTTGCATTGGAGCAAATAGCCCATGCCTATCGCTTGCTTAATCGTTTTGACGAAGCAGAGCAATGGTATCAAAAAGCCATGATATTTAACAGCAATAATGCGTTGTTAAAATTTCATTATGCTCAGGCATTGATGGTCAATGGTAAATACACCGAAGCAGCTAAGTATTTTAACGAGTATGCCCAAAAAGTGCCTTACGACTCAAGAGGAGCAAAGTTTGCTGAGTCCTGTCGCAATATGACGATTCAGCAACAAGATACCTATATGTATCACCTTCAAGAACCTTCTTTCAATTCTGCGGCTAATGACCTCTCCCCTTCTTTTTACAAAGAAAGTATTGTATTTGCCACTATTCAAGGAAACAATACCTCTATTTACCAAACCAAAACCAAGAATAACCAATGGGAAACACCAAATTTATTCGCTGGAATCAATAACAACGATTCTTATGAGGGAGCTATTTCCTTCAACAAGGCGGGTAATAAAATGTACTTCTCTCGCAATGTAGGCACAGAAGGCAATACAAACCGCTTGAAAATATTTGAAGCAGATTTAGTAGGAAATCAATGGTCTAATATTAGGGAACTTCCTTTCAATAGTAATTTCTATTCGGCAGGATATCCTGCTCTTTCTGCTGACGGACTTACCCTCTATTTTTCATCCGATATGCCTGGTGGGTATGGCGGTAGTGATTTGTATGCTAGTTTTTACGAAAATGGAACTTGGTCAAATCCCATGAATTTGGGAAGTACAGTCAATACAGAAGGTAATGAAATGTATCCTTTTGTGCATTCAAATGGCGCACTTTATTTCGCTTCAAATGGTTTAGGTGGTTTAGGAGGATTTGACATATTTGGTGCCACCGAAATCAATAACACCAAATGGAAAGTAGAAAACGTAGGTGCTCCTATCAATAGCTCAAGCAATGATTTTGGATTGATCTTGACAGATGATTTCAAAATAGGGTATTTTGCGTCCAATAGGAAAGGCGGAAAAGGGAATATTGATATCTACCAAATAACTATCAACGAAGCCAAAGCTGCCGAAATGATTGCAAAATCTGCGAGCCAATCTTCGCTTCATACCTTCCAAACCAACTATATTAAATCAAAAAATACTGCTGAAAAAACAACCGAATCAAATGAAATCTTTTCTACCAAAAAATACTTACTTCAAAAAGACTTGAAACTCGTTTTGGTAGGGATTGTATTGAGCAAAGATACCAAAGAACCTGTTGAAGGAGCGAGAGTTGTTCTTGAAGACTTGGCCAATACTCATAAACAAGAATTTATCACACAAAACGATGGTAATTTTTATTTTAAATTAGAAGCAGAAAGACAATATAAATTGTTTCAAATCAACAACAATGGAACAATAGAAACTTTCAAAAATATTTCAACGATTAATAAAGATGAAACCCAAATTCTCCACGCAGTATTGGAGAGTTCTAGTACTAGCGTCAACCTTGTTAAGACTGAGCAAAATGCTTCTTTACAAAGTTACCATACTCAGACAAGCCCACAAAGAGACACCTTCAATGTCAATGAATCAGCTGAACGTGCTATGAGCAGCACTTATAACAATGGTCCATACTCTGATAGCCAACTTGTCTTCAAAATTCAAATTGGTGCTTTTAGACAAAAATTAGATGTCAACTCCCAGTTTTTGAACAAAGTGAAAGGAGAAGTTGAAACAGAAAAAACCCGTAATGGTTTGATTAGATATATGATGGGAAAATTCAACGACTTTTCGGATGCAGAACAATTTAGAATAAGACTACTTCGACAAGGTTATACAAAAGCATTTGTAGCAGCATATATCAACAATGTACGCTTAGATATGCCAGTAGAGGAAGTACTTCAACGCTATTAA
- a CDS encoding Hsp20/alpha crystallin family protein, with product MDFFKKGTDFITDIAGNLGKEIEGLVGSLSSADIGTKAPAINIVEKGDRFVVWVAAPGMEKKDFQLSIKDGALMVGVEKALTSEQQSLKYVQQEFNYYSFKRAFGIPETVDPSLISAVYENGLLEITLLKKEEARESEGHKIDIF from the coding sequence ATGGATTTTTTTAAAAAAGGAACAGATTTTATTACAGACATCGCAGGTAATCTCGGAAAAGAAATTGAAGGCTTAGTAGGGTCTCTTTCTTCTGCTGATATTGGTACGAAAGCACCTGCTATCAACATTGTTGAGAAAGGTGACCGATTCGTTGTGTGGGTTGCAGCTCCTGGTATGGAAAAGAAGGATTTTCAACTAAGTATCAAAGATGGAGCACTCATGGTAGGGGTTGAAAAAGCATTGACTTCTGAGCAGCAATCCTTGAAGTATGTACAGCAAGAATTTAACTATTATTCTTTTAAGCGGGCATTTGGAATTCCCGAAACAGTTGACCCATCTTTGATTAGCGCTGTTTATGAGAATGGTTTGTTGGAGATTACTTTGCTCAAGAAAGAGGAGGCAAGGGAAAGTGAAGGACACAAAATAGATATTTTTTAG